A part of Myxococcus landrumus genomic DNA contains:
- a CDS encoding flagellar motor protein yields MMLTRAWVWVVGPLLWAGMAGAQGVPMDVPSLASTIVGRVCQDTNGDGLCGADEPGIAGVRLVLATGREVRTDAQGRFHLTGVDSRTPDLTRGLHLRPGRHRLKVDVRTLPRASQVTPKAATVEVPWGAVVLQDFAVRTLATEARPLESSYARQPPMADVVSGQDAVRFRVAGQAGEGDEVRVGDVSADVDASGGWSAFVPLISGENTLSIIATARDGTVRLYRQNIDVVHRTEGWLVVPRALELQATLRMPSARGEATATGVNRITVEAAQGTKVTGPEGEHFDIGSEGRVEIPVTLRSGVNRVPLALVPPEAGPREVSLEVLAEPKPFAVGLLDVELAYLLEGGDFQLRGRGTAHAEARLGPVDIVGELDLRDTDGRTLRGADLPDWLRPRVPERFERAADPDFSPEEWGDDSVSLTPNPTESRLRVEARHAEFGRAGLGTYRALIQDREVGRYHRPFFGPYAELRSSDDSDDTRPRVGVDAFGGALSDPTRGLSAVPAHEELRATGGSLYYLGAVSVAEGSELLRVEVRDGVTGLPLAERHLVRGRDYDIDYFAGRILLSRPLSFLAADAFLRTDLVTQSPEPVLVADYAALRAASTEDSGGGEVWAEWAGLHLGLAGVREGREGRPYTLYSGRASASVGAYSLEAEAASSRGTAVDVGVFGVSDDGGLSFLRPGAGLGTGGEALGLRVRGPGAWGDGSVDASYRWRERGFSDGAHLDAARFQQLSLRVRQPLGKLRLSLLADGRRSADPREPFVDNPFSASTVGVSVGWEEPTWSVSVEARDSRLKAAEVVGQGDALSGGRTSAGVAGSYQLFDGLWLQASHRQKLALHGAGPGRMNDTFTAAGVDVELDRDTRVLARGGWGPKLGPRAWANVESRRGSDVFYGGYSVDVDGPDFGAGRTLTGARTELPDSGTALFVEEVGLHDANSVRLSRAVGFQKTVPGGFTVGARYERGVRSLLDVNPPLRRDAGGVFGQWLSDRLRVEGRVELRREKGTPERGGSAEVDRLQTVVALAAEAQLLRDVTASGRVDFARTLNDDVLEARLLEGYAAVAWRPGPWLVMARYAVTRELLPGTRAAFGDRALQILSLMPAVRLGDRFAVGAGLHAGRSSLKDSARWVWTGTVRPSVRVVGGLEVAAELARRTSSPTGERLSAVRAEVAYRMNETLRMAVGYTLLGFSGLGLASESSENEDRLYLRAELAY; encoded by the coding sequence ATGATGCTCACGCGTGCGTGGGTGTGGGTGGTGGGCCCCTTGCTGTGGGCGGGGATGGCCGGGGCACAGGGTGTGCCCATGGACGTGCCCTCGCTTGCGTCCACCATCGTGGGCCGCGTGTGTCAGGACACGAATGGCGATGGGCTGTGTGGTGCCGATGAGCCGGGCATCGCCGGAGTGCGCCTGGTGCTGGCGACGGGGCGCGAGGTTCGCACGGACGCACAAGGGCGCTTCCACCTCACGGGCGTGGACTCGCGCACGCCGGACCTCACGCGCGGACTTCATCTGCGGCCGGGGCGTCACCGCCTCAAGGTGGATGTGCGGACGCTGCCACGCGCGAGCCAGGTGACTCCGAAGGCCGCCACGGTGGAGGTGCCGTGGGGCGCCGTGGTGCTTCAGGACTTCGCGGTGCGAACACTCGCCACCGAGGCCCGGCCGCTGGAGTCCTCCTACGCGCGTCAGCCCCCCATGGCCGACGTGGTCTCCGGCCAGGATGCGGTGCGCTTCCGCGTCGCGGGACAGGCGGGCGAGGGAGACGAGGTCCGCGTGGGGGATGTGAGCGCGGACGTGGATGCGAGCGGAGGATGGAGCGCGTTCGTGCCGCTCATCTCCGGCGAGAACACGCTGTCCATCATCGCCACCGCGCGCGATGGCACGGTGCGCCTGTATCGCCAGAACATCGACGTGGTGCACCGGACGGAGGGCTGGTTGGTGGTGCCCAGGGCCCTGGAGCTCCAGGCCACGCTGCGAATGCCCTCTGCACGTGGCGAGGCCACGGCCACCGGCGTCAATCGAATCACGGTGGAGGCGGCGCAGGGAACGAAGGTGACGGGGCCGGAGGGCGAGCATTTCGACATCGGCTCCGAAGGCCGCGTGGAGATTCCCGTGACGCTGCGCTCCGGGGTGAACCGTGTGCCGCTGGCCCTCGTGCCTCCGGAGGCGGGCCCGCGCGAGGTGTCGCTGGAGGTCCTCGCGGAGCCCAAGCCCTTCGCCGTGGGCCTCTTGGATGTCGAGCTGGCGTACTTGCTGGAGGGCGGCGACTTCCAGCTCCGAGGCCGAGGCACCGCGCACGCGGAAGCGCGTCTGGGGCCCGTGGACATCGTGGGTGAGTTGGACTTGCGTGACACCGATGGCCGCACGCTGCGAGGCGCGGACCTCCCGGATTGGTTGCGCCCTCGTGTCCCTGAGCGCTTCGAGCGCGCCGCGGACCCGGACTTCTCTCCCGAGGAGTGGGGCGATGACTCGGTCTCGTTGACGCCCAACCCCACGGAGTCTCGGCTGCGCGTCGAGGCCCGGCACGCGGAGTTCGGACGCGCGGGCTTGGGGACCTATCGCGCGCTGATTCAAGACCGGGAAGTGGGCCGCTACCACCGGCCGTTCTTCGGCCCGTACGCGGAGCTGAGGTCGTCGGACGACTCGGACGACACGCGCCCGCGCGTGGGGGTGGATGCGTTTGGTGGCGCGCTCTCGGACCCGACGCGCGGACTGTCCGCTGTTCCCGCGCACGAGGAGCTGCGCGCGACGGGCGGCAGCCTCTACTACCTGGGCGCGGTGTCGGTGGCGGAGGGCTCGGAGCTGTTGCGCGTGGAGGTGCGTGACGGTGTCACCGGCCTGCCGTTGGCGGAGCGGCATCTGGTGCGAGGCCGCGATTACGACATCGACTACTTCGCGGGCCGCATCCTCCTGTCGCGTCCGCTGTCCTTCCTCGCGGCGGACGCCTTCCTGCGCACGGACCTGGTGACTCAGTCTCCGGAGCCCGTGTTGGTGGCGGACTACGCGGCGCTGCGAGCGGCGAGCACGGAGGACTCGGGAGGCGGCGAGGTGTGGGCCGAGTGGGCGGGTCTCCACCTGGGCCTCGCTGGAGTCCGAGAGGGGCGCGAGGGGCGCCCCTATACGCTCTACTCCGGACGCGCCTCGGCGAGCGTGGGTGCTTATTCGCTGGAGGCCGAGGCGGCTTCGAGTCGTGGCACGGCCGTGGACGTGGGCGTGTTCGGCGTCTCCGATGACGGCGGCTTGAGCTTCCTTCGTCCCGGTGCGGGCCTGGGGACCGGGGGCGAGGCGCTGGGCTTGCGCGTTCGCGGGCCCGGCGCTTGGGGCGACGGCTCCGTGGATGCGTCGTATCGCTGGCGCGAGCGAGGCTTCTCGGACGGCGCGCACCTGGATGCGGCCCGCTTCCAGCAGCTCTCGCTGCGGGTGCGTCAGCCCCTGGGCAAGCTGCGGCTGTCGCTGCTCGCGGATGGGCGCCGCTCGGCGGACCCGCGCGAGCCCTTCGTGGACAACCCCTTCTCCGCGAGCACCGTGGGCGTGAGCGTGGGATGGGAGGAGCCCACCTGGAGCGTGAGCGTGGAGGCCCGGGACTCACGGCTGAAGGCGGCCGAGGTCGTGGGGCAGGGCGATGCGCTCTCGGGGGGCCGCACCTCCGCGGGTGTCGCGGGCAGCTACCAGTTGTTCGACGGACTCTGGTTGCAGGCATCGCACCGGCAGAAGCTGGCCCTGCATGGCGCGGGGCCGGGGCGCATGAACGACACGTTCACCGCGGCGGGTGTGGACGTGGAGCTGGACCGGGACACGCGTGTGCTGGCGCGGGGCGGATGGGGCCCGAAGCTGGGGCCTCGTGCGTGGGCGAACGTGGAGTCGCGGCGCGGCTCGGACGTGTTCTACGGCGGATACTCGGTGGATGTGGACGGGCCGGACTTCGGCGCTGGACGCACGCTCACGGGCGCGCGGACGGAGCTGCCCGACAGCGGCACGGCGCTGTTCGTCGAGGAAGTGGGCCTGCATGACGCCAACTCCGTGCGCCTGTCGCGCGCCGTGGGCTTCCAGAAGACGGTGCCGGGGGGCTTCACCGTGGGAGCCCGCTACGAGCGCGGTGTGCGCAGCCTCCTGGATGTGAATCCTCCCCTGCGGCGGGATGCGGGAGGGGTCTTCGGTCAGTGGCTCTCGGACCGGTTGCGCGTGGAAGGACGGGTGGAGCTGCGGCGGGAGAAGGGCACGCCGGAGCGCGGGGGCTCGGCGGAAGTGGATCGCCTCCAGACGGTGGTGGCCCTGGCCGCCGAGGCGCAGCTGCTTCGCGACGTGACGGCCTCGGGCCGCGTGGACTTCGCTCGCACGCTCAACGACGACGTGTTGGAAGCCCGCCTGCTGGAGGGCTACGCGGCGGTGGCGTGGAGGCCGGGGCCGTGGCTGGTGATGGCGCGCTATGCCGTCACACGGGAGCTGCTGCCGGGCACTCGCGCCGCGTTTGGCGACCGGGCCCTGCAGATCCTCTCGCTGATGCCGGCGGTCCGGCTGGGAGACAGGTTCGCCGTGGGCGCGGGCCTGCACGCGGGGCGCAGCAGCCTGAAGGACTCGGCGCGTTGGGTGTGGACCGGGACGGTGCGCCCGTCTGTCCGGGTGGTGGGCGGGCTGGAGGTCGCCGCGGAGCTGGCTCGTCGGACCTCATCTCCGACGGGGGAGCGGCTGAGCGCGGTCCGGGCGGAAGTGGCATATCGGATGAATGAGACGCTCCGAATGGCCGTGGGGTACACACTGCTGGGCTTCAGCGGTTTGGGTCTGGCCTCCGAGTCGTCCGAGAATGAGGACCGGCTCTATTTGAGGGCGGAGCTCGCCTACTAG
- a CDS encoding MYXO-CTERM sorting domain-containing protein: protein MRAGIVICLCVGLSTVASAEWKVGLTVTGEPYDVKAWRPGVVAIAHSTGAELHSDEMLAAQVPFSPGVGSLLLSSGCFGGVEPEGLVFGQDACLPGGPLFIGAPSGSRIRRLMQTASGTSYAVIGAEPIGLMVVRATPSGTPMFPWSSIFDEWTFLRATPVMGVTETAGNVPHALIVVVGPPHMYWFRDDRVEAEVNVSASVTTRGAQTVDLIPTSGPHPIALMGNADGLFRGQLQPSPRGTPISPFVKVPLDGLGVVNIKSVDVNTEKGSGRGTGFGLAVGSRNGGEPVVLGAVPAASAAEAGTQWRVHPAFDNASLPVTDPFDQVSCVDSTFCVITLKNQGQNVFYYFNASAPQFAPIPDPVTVNEGTTRTLDISASDPDFDAVRVSVETPPSLLSVDATARVDGVTLSLTAPEVCESTTAQFVVHASDGLGAHDQRSTVTVRIENTEGPRPPVVAPLNAATSAGGASVEFTASPGTGPCAPVDYTWSDEPGQPPLQKGPLGRATFEPPAFVCSPTGARYAYTVRALDKGRQASTPTTVTVDVRPWGKPSAPFVPNAVRRLPSGGSLELRPESLHPCDGTQGLPGVETVWRLAEGAPGLPAGLTVKNASGGTVDLASPVSSPLLQVLSSACSGGSVTLSVRNRMAVTGGGILEGPESLVRVEVEFVPEDVSSAKLDMLLDTAGGKDVEARLGTSLRCPSAHSLKARMFLESSDGALISSDVVSVPGAWAFELPAVCSDTPYTVRGELFAEGAPPIEAGRARQTLTAEARPVALGDLEGEGLVARCGAGATATLTQVIPPEACTDVKVSWEQESGPVLEHFELAGRQVTVETRETGLQELVGESVSLRVTADGGGGNRAVRRHSVPIIAEPFVDVAHSTEASSGQETGLVGVVVELGNTTACAVTGLRFVEELEGMDLVPGSVKLEGQSVVAQPIERGFQVEGLSLPAHGGSTLTYVARPRLASAPRFRGEVFLNGVPVAGPGRREPSSSCGCSQGSSGAALMGLLAVAQLLRRRRGGGARG from the coding sequence GTGCGCGCCGGCATCGTCATCTGCCTCTGTGTGGGTTTGTCCACGGTGGCGTCCGCTGAATGGAAGGTGGGGCTCACCGTCACGGGAGAGCCCTATGACGTGAAGGCCTGGCGTCCCGGCGTGGTCGCCATCGCGCACTCCACGGGGGCCGAGCTTCACAGCGACGAGATGCTGGCGGCCCAGGTGCCGTTCTCGCCTGGAGTTGGCTCGCTGCTGTTGTCGTCGGGTTGTTTCGGGGGCGTGGAGCCGGAGGGCCTGGTCTTCGGCCAGGACGCGTGCCTGCCCGGTGGCCCGCTCTTCATCGGGGCCCCGAGCGGCTCCCGGATTCGTCGGTTGATGCAGACGGCGTCGGGCACCAGCTACGCGGTGATTGGCGCCGAGCCCATCGGGCTCATGGTGGTGAGGGCGACGCCTTCGGGCACGCCGATGTTTCCCTGGAGCTCCATCTTCGATGAATGGACCTTCTTGAGGGCGACGCCGGTGATGGGGGTGACGGAGACGGCGGGAAATGTCCCGCACGCCCTCATCGTCGTCGTCGGCCCGCCCCACATGTACTGGTTTCGCGACGACAGGGTCGAAGCGGAGGTCAACGTCTCCGCGTCGGTGACCACCCGGGGCGCGCAGACGGTGGACCTCATCCCCACGAGTGGCCCCCATCCCATCGCGCTGATGGGCAACGCGGACGGGCTGTTTCGCGGACAGCTCCAGCCTTCGCCACGAGGCACGCCCATCTCGCCCTTCGTGAAGGTGCCGTTGGACGGCCTGGGTGTCGTGAACATCAAGTCGGTGGATGTGAACACCGAGAAGGGCAGCGGCCGAGGCACGGGCTTTGGTCTCGCGGTCGGGTCGCGCAACGGCGGAGAGCCCGTGGTGCTGGGCGCGGTGCCCGCGGCGAGCGCGGCGGAGGCGGGGACGCAGTGGCGTGTGCATCCGGCGTTCGACAACGCCTCGCTGCCGGTGACGGACCCGTTCGACCAGGTGTCCTGCGTGGACTCCACCTTCTGCGTCATCACCCTGAAGAACCAGGGGCAGAACGTCTTCTATTACTTCAACGCCTCGGCGCCCCAGTTCGCACCCATTCCAGACCCGGTCACCGTCAACGAAGGGACGACGCGGACCCTGGACATCTCCGCGTCCGACCCGGACTTCGACGCGGTGCGAGTCTCGGTGGAGACGCCCCCTTCGTTGTTGAGCGTCGACGCCACGGCTCGAGTGGATGGGGTGACGCTCTCGCTCACGGCGCCGGAGGTCTGCGAGTCGACGACGGCGCAGTTCGTCGTTCACGCGTCGGATGGACTGGGGGCTCACGACCAGCGGTCCACGGTGACCGTGCGCATCGAGAACACCGAGGGGCCGAGACCTCCGGTCGTCGCGCCGCTCAACGCCGCGACCTCCGCGGGCGGGGCCTCCGTCGAGTTCACCGCGTCGCCGGGCACGGGTCCCTGCGCCCCCGTGGACTACACCTGGAGCGATGAGCCGGGGCAGCCTCCGTTGCAGAAGGGACCCCTCGGGCGCGCCACCTTCGAGCCGCCGGCCTTTGTCTGCTCGCCCACGGGCGCGCGCTACGCCTACACGGTGAGGGCGCTCGACAAGGGGCGACAGGCTTCGACGCCCACCACGGTGACGGTGGATGTGCGGCCCTGGGGAAAGCCTTCGGCGCCCTTCGTGCCCAATGCCGTGCGGCGCCTGCCCTCGGGCGGCAGCCTGGAGCTTCGTCCCGAGTCGCTCCACCCCTGTGATGGAACCCAAGGGCTGCCCGGGGTGGAGACCGTGTGGCGGCTGGCGGAGGGGGCTCCGGGGCTTCCCGCGGGGCTCACGGTGAAGAACGCCTCGGGCGGCACCGTGGACCTGGCTTCCCCCGTGTCCTCGCCCTTGCTCCAGGTGTTGTCGTCGGCCTGCTCCGGAGGCAGCGTGACGTTGAGCGTGCGCAACCGGATGGCGGTCACCGGTGGAGGCATCCTGGAGGGGCCCGAGTCCCTGGTGCGAGTGGAGGTGGAGTTCGTGCCGGAGGATGTGTCCTCCGCGAAGCTCGACATGCTGCTGGACACCGCGGGCGGCAAGGACGTGGAGGCGAGGCTGGGCACGTCGCTGCGTTGCCCGTCCGCGCATTCGCTCAAGGCCCGCATGTTCCTGGAGTCCTCGGACGGCGCGCTCATCTCCTCCGATGTCGTGTCCGTGCCCGGCGCGTGGGCCTTCGAGTTGCCGGCCGTGTGCTCGGATACGCCGTACACGGTGCGTGGAGAGCTCTTCGCGGAGGGCGCCCCGCCCATCGAGGCGGGACGTGCGCGACAGACGCTCACCGCGGAGGCGCGCCCGGTGGCCCTGGGCGACCTGGAAGGCGAGGGGCTGGTGGCTCGTTGTGGCGCGGGCGCGACGGCCACGCTCACGCAGGTGATTCCTCCCGAGGCCTGCACCGATGTGAAGGTCTCCTGGGAACAGGAGAGTGGACCGGTGCTCGAACACTTCGAGCTCGCGGGCAGGCAGGTGACGGTGGAGACGCGCGAGACGGGCCTGCAGGAACTGGTGGGTGAGTCCGTGTCCTTGCGGGTCACCGCCGACGGGGGCGGTGGCAACCGCGCCGTCCGGCGGCACTCGGTGCCCATCATCGCGGAGCCCTTCGTCGACGTGGCGCACTCCACGGAGGCCTCGTCGGGTCAGGAGACGGGGCTGGTGGGAGTGGTGGTGGAGCTGGGCAACACCACGGCTTGCGCGGTGACGGGACTTCGTTTCGTGGAGGAGCTCGAGGGCATGGACCTGGTGCCCGGCAGCGTGAAGCTCGAGGGGCAGTCCGTGGTGGCGCAGCCCATCGAGAGAGGCTTCCAGGTGGAGGGCCTGTCGCTGCCCGCTCACGGGGGGAGCACGTTGACGTACGTGGCTCGGCCTCGGCTGGCGTCCGCTCCGCGCTTCCGCGGTGAGGTGTTCCTCAACGGCGTGCCCGTGGCGGGGCCGGGGCGGCGCGAGCCGTCGTCCTCGTGCGGATGTTCACAGGGCAGCTCGGGGGCGGCCCTGATGGGACTGCTGGCGGTGGCTCAACTGCTGCGCCGCCGTCGCGGTGGCGGCGCGCGGGGCTGA